Proteins from one Camelina sativa cultivar DH55 chromosome 8, Cs, whole genome shotgun sequence genomic window:
- the LOC104708325 gene encoding uncharacterized protein LOC104708325 — MTEDEEQLMIGPLDPSSSMVVIRDSPIHDDVVFPPIYHEDLVVDYSIYGVDRYIESPSESSSPSSSSRHSGSSSSSSFSLFPSDSDVLPSEFDRKSPSETEQKSPPSDSDKQPKSPRVPDSDGKQLNREIDVLRDWWELLLVRVYSKLKNLVTWFSVTLRPFYPVLATAIWWWMRVRARRKRVKGGTADHLRDAIKERDERIVQLLHQIAQMNELLIKHHKDIVSRR, encoded by the exons ATGACCGAAGATGAAGAACAGCTGATGATTGGTCCTTTAGATCCCAGTTCGTCAATGGTTGTCATCAGAGATTCCCCAATTCACGATGACGTTGTCTTCCCGCCGATCTACCACGAAGATCTCGTAGTCGACTATTCCATCTATGGAGTCGATAGGTATATTGAATCTCCATCGGAATCCTCGTCTCCGTCGTCTTCATCGAGGCActctggttcttcttcttcttcttctttttcgttgTTTCCTTCTGATTCAGATGTATTACCCTCTGAATTCGACCGCAAGTCTCCGTCGGAAACTGAACAGAAATCTCCGCCGTCCGATTCAGACAAACAACCAAAATCTCCGCGAGTTCCCGATTCAGACGGGAAACAATTGAATCGTGAAATTGATGTCTTGCGAGATTGGTGGGAGCTTCTTCTCGTACGTGTGTACTCGAAATTGAAGAATTTGGTGACCTGGTTCTCAGTCACTCTCCGGCCATTTTATCCAGTTCTTGCCACTGCGATTTGGTGGTGGATGCGTGTACGAGCTCGTCGGAAACGTGTCAAAGGTGGAACCGCGGATCATCTTCGAGATGCGATCAAAGAGAGAGACGAG AGGATAGTTCAGCTTTTACATCAGATTGCTCAAATGAATGAGCTACTGATTAAGCACCACAAGGACATCGTATCAAGAAGATGA
- the LOC104708324 gene encoding probable xyloglucan 6-xylosyltransferase 3, which yields MGKKDGFKTQKRVSTASSAVAGVLPTTMTSCGGGRRPPPPRGRQIQKTFNNVKMTILCGFVTILVLRGTIGVNFGTSDADAVNQNLIEETNRLLAEIRSDSDPTDTNEPPDSDLDLNMTYTLGPKITNWDQKRKLWLTQNPGFPSVVNGKAKVLLLTGSPPKPCDNSIGDHYLLKSVKNKIDYCRIHGIEIVYNMAHLDKELAGYWAKLPMLRRLMLSHPEIEWIWWMDSDALFTDMVFEIPLSRYENHNLVIHGYPDLLFDQKSWIALNTGSFLFRNCQWSLDLLDAWAPMGPKGPIREEAGKILTANLKGRPAFEADDQSALIYLLLSQKDTWMEKVFVENQYYLHGFWEGLVDRYEEMIEKYHPGLGDERWPFITHFVGCKPCGSYADYAVERCLKSMERAFNFADNQVLQLYGFGHRGLLSPKIKRIRNETTFPLKFVDRFDIRRMTPLKIEPRS from the coding sequence ATGGGGAAGAAAGACGGATTCAAGACTCAGAAGCGTGTTTCAACCGCTTCCTCCGCCGTCGCCGGCGTTCTTCCGACGACGATGACGAGTtgcggaggaggaagaagaccaCCACCGCCACGTGGCAGACAGATCCAGAAGACCTTCAACAACGTCAAGATGACGATCCTATGTGGCTTCGTCACCATCCTCGTCCTACGTGGCACTATCGGCGTCAACTTCGGAACTTCCGACGCCGACGCCGTTAACCAGAACTTAATCGAAGAGACTAACCGACTTCTAGCTGAGATCCGATCCGATTCGGATCCTACAGACACGAACGAGCCACCTGACTCGGATCTTGATCTCAACATGACGTACACTCTCGGACCCAAGATCACAAACTGGGATCAAAAACGTAAACTTTGGTTAACGCAAAACCCAGGTTTCCCAAGTGTCGTCAATGGGAAAGCCAAGGTTTTGCTTTTAACAGGTTCGCCCCCAAAACCTTGTGACAATTCCATTGGTGATCATTACTTGTTGAAATCGGTGAAGAACAAGATTGATTATTGTAGGATTCATGGGATTGAGATTGTGTATAACATGGCTCATTTGGACAAGGAGCTTGCTGGGTATTGGGCTAAGCTTCCAATGCTTAGGAGACTGATGTTGTCTCACCCTGAAATCGAATGGATTTGGTGGATGGATAGTGATGCTTTGTTTACAGACATGGTGTTTGAGATTCCCTTGTCTAGATATGAGAATCATAACTTGGTTATCCACGGGTATCCGGATTTGTTGTTTGATCAGAAGTCTTGGATTGCTTTGAATACTGGTAGCTTCTTGTTTAGGAACTGTCAGTGGTCTTTGGATTTGTTGGATGCTTGGGCTCCAATGGGACCTAAAGGACCGATTCGTGAAGAAGCCGGGAAGATTCTAACAGCGAATCTTAAAGGAAGACCAGCGTTCGAAGCTGATGATCAGTCTGCATTGATCTATCTACTGCTTTCACAGAAGGATACGTGGATGGAGAAAGTGTTTGTGGAGAATCAGTATTATCTTCATGGGTTTTGGGAAGGATTAGTTGATAGGTATGAGGAGATGATAGAGAAGTATCATCCCGGGTTGGGAGATGAGAGATGGCCTTTTATTACTCACTTTGTTGGGTGCAAACCGTGTGGGAGTTATGCTGATTACGCGGTTGAACGTTGCTTGAAGAGTATGGAGAGAGCATTTAACTTTGCGGATAATCAAGTGCTCCAGCTTTATGGATTTGGTCACAGGGGATTGTTAAGTCCTAAGATCAAGAGGATCAGGAACGAGACAACGTTTCCATTGAAATTTGTCGACAGGTTTGATATTCGGAGAATGACACCTCTCAAGATTGAACCGCGGAGCTAG
- the LOC104708322 gene encoding protein NEN1-like → MDLEDRSEIAFFDVETTVPNRGQRFAILEFGSILVCPKKLTELRSYTTLVQPADLSLISSLSVRCNGINRDDVVSAPLFSDIADTVYDILHERIWAGHNILRFDCARIREAFAEIGRQPPEPKGAIDTLTLLTQRFGRRAGNMKMATLATYFGLGKQTHRSLDDVRMNLEVVKYCATVLFLESSLELVDHSVSPGTTSSRTRLDASSSHEGNILSPVRLPSISDNSAAQPDPFNMSVLRNEMASDNHLQSDILMEEEEQIQPSDTVVLENTSDHEGFLAPDAISIPYIKAILVPFFPGSQMMKLKLLYGDDSPLQLYCSCLKIRFGVNGKFMDNTGRRRLNFVVDLNPSLCSILEACDSNAQRLSVDSGSTSDWNPVLNPMKGFVNYPNARIHIATEINGDIARYATEIHQRESSGVTTQKLIFSNPSGEELESLLTTGSMVDAFLSLEPYDYHQKAGIRLVAKKLVIHS, encoded by the exons ATGGATCTGGAGGATAGGTCCGAGATTGCCTTCTTCGACGTTGAGACGACTGTGCCAAACCGAGGGCAACGTTTCGCGATACTAGAATTCGGGTCAATACTTGTTTGCCCGAAGAAGCTTACGGAGCTCCGGAGCTACACGACTCTTGTCCAACCTGCAGATTTGAGTCTCATATCTTCCTTGTCCGTCAGGTGCAACGGCATCAACCGTGACGACGTCGTTTCGGCACCGTTGTTCTCCGATATCGCTGATACTGTTTACGACATTCTCCACG AGAGGATTTGGGCAGGTCACAATATACTGAGGTTTGATTGTGCAAGGATCAGGGAAGCATTTGCAGAGATTGGACGTCAACCACCTGAGCCAAAAGGAGCCATCGACACATTGACTTTGCTAACTCAAAGGTTTGGTAGGAGAGCTGGTAATATGAAG ATGGCAACTTTAGCTACGTATTTCGGACTCGGGAAGCAGACGCATAG GAGCCTTGACGATGTTAGAATGAATCTTGAGGTTGTCAAATATTGTGCTACGGTCTTGTTCTTG GAGTCGAGTCTTGAGCTTGTAGATCATTCGGTATCTCCAGGAACCACTAGTTCAAGGACACGTCTCgatgcatcttcttctcacgAGGGCAATATATTATCCCCTGTGAGGCTACCGTCCATTAGCGACAACAGTGCAGCTCAGCCAGATCCGTTCAACATGAGCGTCTTGAGGAATGAAATGGCTTCCGACAACCACCTTCAATCAGACATTctcatggaagaagaagaacagattCAACCATCTGACACTGTTGTCTTAGAGAATACCAGTGACCATGAAGGTTTCTTGGCGCCAGATGCAATATCTATTCCATACATCAAAGCGATTCTTGTCCCGTTTTTTCCTGGAAGCCAGATGATGAAACTAAAGCTACTCTATGGTGATGATTCCCCTCTCCAGCTGTACTGTTCTTGTCTGAAAATACGGTTTGGAGTCAATGGGAAGTTTATGGATAACACTGGGAGACGGAGGTTAAACTTTGTGGTTGATCTGAATCCAAGCCTGTGCAGTATACTCGAAGCATGTGACAGTAATGCTCAGAGACTATCCGTTGATTCGGGTTCTACCTCTGACTGGAATCCGGTCTTGAATCCAATGAAGGGATTTGTAAACTACCCTAACGCAAGGATACA TATTGCAACAGAAATAAATGGAGATATAGCTCGGTATGCAACAGAGATCCACCAGAGAGAGTCTTCTGGAGTTACTACTCAGAAACTAATCTTCAGCAACCCGAGCGGTGAGGAGCTGGAATCGTTGCTTACCACGGGAAGTATGGTCGATGCATTCTTGTCTCTGGAACCATATGATTATCATCAGAAGGCAGGAATCCGCCTTGTTGCCAAAAAACTAGTTATACACTCGTAA
- the LOC104708326 gene encoding transcription factor MYB29-like, giving the protein MSRKPCCVGEGLKKGAWTAEEDKKLISYIHEHGEGGWRDIPQKAGLKRCGKSCRLRWANYLKPDIKRGEFSYEEEQIIIMLHASRGNKWSVIARHLPKRTDNEIKNYWNTHLKKRLVDQGIDPVTHKPLASNPNPGTPKTSDPNDDEQSQSGSMSPKSLPPSSNSYNLQETSSSDETPRHGASLTSKKHLFKRYSTSKVLNKVAARAASIGNILSASMEGTLISSTSLSPPCLNDDFSDTSQLQMDEYDPFSQPSEHIIPDDISMNTELNNSAYDFSQFIEQFGNNEGDNIQDLLMSDVSSPSVDECDIMQNITDWSNYLVEDSDFNHETNQDCDDRNFI; this is encoded by the exons atgtcaagaAAGCCATGTTGTGTGGGAGAAGGGCTGAAGAAAGGAGCATGGACCGCCGAAGAAGACAAGAAACTCATCTCTTACATTCATGAGCACGGTGAAGGAGGCTGGCGTGATATTCCCCAAAAAGCTG GACTCAAACGATGTGGAAAGAGTTGTAGACTGCGATGGGCTAACTATTTGAAACCTGATATCAAGAGAGGAGAGTTTAGCTACGAGGAGGAACAGATTATCATCATGCTTCACGCTTCTCGCGGCAACAA GTGGTCGGTCATAGCAAGACATTTACCCAAAAGAACGGACAACGAGATCAAGAACTATTGGAACACGCATCTTAAAAAACGTCTGGTCGATCAGGGAATCGATCCCGTCACCCACAAGCCACTTGCCTCTAACCCTAATCCAGGCACGCCCAAGACTTCTGATCCCAACGATGATGAACAATCGCAATCAGGTTCGATGTCTCCAAAgtctcttcctccttcttcaaACTCCTACAATCTACAAGAGACAAGCAGCAGTGATGAGACACCGAGACACGGTGCTTCCTTGACCTCCAAGAAACACTTGTTTAAGAGGTATTCTACATCAAAAGTGTTAAACAAAGTTGCAGCTAGGGCTGCTTCCATTGGAAATATTTTATCAGCCTCCATGGAAGGAACCTTGATCAGCTCTACATCCTTGTCTCCTCCATGTCTCAATGATGACTTTTCCGATACTAGTCAACTTCAGATGGACGAGTATGATCCATTCTCTCAGCCATCCGAACACATAATTCCCGATGATATCAGCATGAACACGGAACTCAACAATTCCGCATACGATTTCTCGCAGTTTATTGAGCAGTTCGGTAACAACGAAGGCGACAACATTCAAGATCTGCTTATGTCTGATGTCTCATCACCAAGCGTTGATGAATGCGATATTATGCAAAACATAACCGATTGGTCAAATTATCTTGTTGAAGATTCCGATTTTAATCATGAAACGAACCAAGATTGCGACGACAGGAACTTCATATAA